In the Quercus lobata isolate SW786 chromosome 5, ValleyOak3.0 Primary Assembly, whole genome shotgun sequence genome, one interval contains:
- the LOC115990782 gene encoding uncharacterized protein LOC115990782, translating to MESTLFLRYNPLPSMPLRISSPLSATRLTNPNFSSNHYSLSLPNSSYQRPLRHAFSPVVCAINRFPEPSTNEEAGGDNKIVRGAVGVSLVLACVLGVISRGCTMSPKANAIASTLINQRSASSFKKLPIIYPAGGNVALQSLFDTTVYVSSRLAEPSKFRPWSTIKRPSAKDVKAIQREAMQLIKSGKGDQIVKEFREAYKAVQGDPEPEFNVEMALVEVLMCLGKYEEALKCNCLKSPNVPADGRVPLYKAIIYTMLDNKISAKYWWREYIRTVDGGIPNFLKAHTVPSSMESTLFLRNGPLPSVPLRISFPLSATRLTKPNFSSNHSSLSLPNSSYRRPLRHAFSPIFCAVNKFPTPSTNDESDNKIVRGTVRVSLVLACVLGIISCRMSPIANAATLMTQRKSPIVPSSDFYPAGGRPAMKSFLDTSAYLASRLTESKKTKLFATNKRPSAQDVQALKDDAMELMKSKKGDEIVKELREAYKFFKHDPEPAFYVEMTLVEVLIYLGKYEEALECKCLKKPAIKADARVPLYKAIIYTMMNEKESARECWTVFIKAIEEGLPG from the exons ATGGAATCCACGCTTTTCCTCCGCTATAATCCCCTGCCTAGCATGCCCCTACGCATCTCTTCCCCTCTGAGTGCTACAAGGTTAACCAACCCTAATTTTAGCTCTAACCATTATTCTCTTTCACTACCTAACAGTTCCTACCAGCGTCCACTTAGGCATGCCTTCAGTCCCGTTGTTTGTGCCATTAATAGATTTCCAGAACCTTCAACAAATGAAGAAGCTGGTGGTGACAACAAAATTGTAAGAGGGGCCGTAGGGGTGTCTCTTGTATTGGCATGTGTTCTTGGTGTCATCAGTAGAGGTTGTACGATGAGTCCAAAAGCCAATGCGATTGCGAGTACTCTTATAAATCAGCGAAGTGCTTCATCTTTCAAGAAACTACCTATAATCTACCCAGCGGGTGGAAATGTCGCACTGCAATCACTTTTCGATACTACTGTATACGTGTCTTCACGTCTAGCCGAGCCCAGTAAGTTCAGGCCGTGGAGCACTATTAAAAGGCCTTCAGCCAAAGACGTTAAAGCCATTCAG AGAGAGGCAATGCAGCTAATAAAATCTGGGAAGGGTGATCAAATAGTGAAGGAGTTCCGAGAGGCATATAAGGCTGTTCAGGGTGATCCGGAGCCTGAATTCAATGTGGAGATGGCATTGGTTGAAGTTCTTATGTGTCTG GGGAAATATGAAGAAGCCTTAAAATGCAACTGTCTCAAGAGTCCGAATGTCCCAGCAGATGGTCGAGTTCCTCTTTACAAG GCTATTATATACACCATGTTGGATAACAAGATTTCGGCAAAGTATTGGTGGAGAGAATACATAAGGACTGTTGATGGAGGAATCCCGAAT TTTCTGAAAGCACACACCGTTCCATCTTCCATGGAATCCACACTTTTCCTCCGCAATGGCCCCCTGCCCAGCGTACCTCTACGCATCTCTTTCCCTCTGAGTGCTACAAGGTTAACCAAGCCTAATTTCAGCTCTAACCACTCCTCTCTTTCACTACCTAACAGTTCCTACCGACGTCCACTTAGGCATGCCTTCAGTCCCATTTTTTGTGCAGTAAATAAGTTCCCAACACCATCAACGAATGATGAAAGTGACAACAAAATTGTAAGAGGAACCGTAAGGGTGTCTCTTGTATTGGCATGTGTTCTTGGTATCATCAGTTGTAGGATGAGTCCAATTGCCAATGCAGCTACTTTGATGACTCAGAGAAAATCTCCAATTGTGCCATCATCTGATTTCTACCCAGCGGGTGGGAGACCCGCAATGAAATCATTTTTGGATACTAGTGCATACCTGGCTTCACGTCTAACAGAGTCCAAAAAGACAAAGCTGTTTGCGACTAATAAAAGGCCTTCAGCACAAGATGTTCAAGCCCTTAAG GATGATGCAATGGAGCTAATGAAATCTAAAAAGGGTGATGAAATAGTGAAGGAACTGCGAGAAGCATATAAGTTCTTTAAGCATGATCCGGAGCCTGCATTCTATGTGGAGATGACATTGGTTGAAGTTCTCATCTATCTG GGAAAATATGAAGAAGCCTTAGAATGCAAGTGTCTCAAAAAGCCGGCTATCAAAGCAGATGCTCGAGTTCCTCTTTACAAG GCTATTATATATACTATGATGAATGAAAAGGAATCTGCTAGGGAATGCTGGACTGTATTCATAAAGGCTATTGAAGAAGGATTACCCGGTTAA